The window GTCAGGAGCGATCATCTGTCTGGAGGCGCAACCGGAGACCATTCACCGGCGACTGCTCATCGACTCTGCTAACTCGAAGGATAAAGTGGTTCGACCTCTGCTGGCTTCTCCGGACCCGCTGGCGCGCATTATTTCCCTGAAACAATCCCGTCAAAACGCCTATGTCGATTCCGACTGGACGGTGCACACTGATCACCTGACCGAGGAAGAGGTGGCGACTGAGGTTATCCGAGGTTGGAATTACATCTGCAAGGGCGCGGCAAGTAAGGGCGCGGCAAGCAGCGCCCCTACAGAAGAAACCGCTGCTGTTGTGACCACTGCCACCGAGAGCTATCCCATCTTTGTCGGGTGGGGCATTCTGGATACGCTTGGGCAGCGGATGAAGGATGCAGGGCTCTCCGGATCTGCCTATGTGATCAGCGAAGATCACGTGTTCCCTCTCTATGGCGAGCGGGCGGAAGCATCTCTTCGGGCGGCAGGATTCACCGTTGCCTCATTTGTCGTGCCTTTCGGGGAGAAGAGCAAATCCATTGAGATCGCTAAGAAAATCTACGATTTCCTGGTGGAGCGTCGCGCGGAGCGCGGACATGCCATCGTGGCTCTGGGGGGCGGGGTGATTGGCGATCTGGCCGGATTTGTGGCGGCCACCTTCCTGCGCGGGATGCCGCTGGTTCAGGTTCCCACCAGCCTGATGGCGATGGTCGATTCTTCTATTGGCGGCAAAACGGCTATCAATCATCCCCAGGGCAAGAACCTGATCGGAGCTTTCCACCAGCCGCGCCTGGTTCTTTCCGATGTGGAAGCGCTTTCCACGCTCCCGGAGCGGGAGCTGATCTCCGGCTGGGCAGAAGTGATCAAGCACGGACTCATCCGCGATGCCGAGTTCTTTGAGTTTCTGGAGAAGAATCAGAAGGAGCTCACCCGACTGGACCGCAAGGCCACTACCGAGGCCATTAAGAAAAGCGCTGCCATCAAGGCCGCTGTGGTCAGCGAGGATGAGAAGGAATCCGGGATTCGCACCCTTTTGAACTACGGACACACCATTGCGCACGGACTGGAGACTGCCAGCGGATATGGTCAGTTGTTGCATGGCGAGGCGGTCGCCATCGGCATTATGGGCGCTGCACGGATTGCCGAGCAAGTCGGCCTTTTGGGCCGCGACGCAGTGGAGCGGCAGAACAATCTATTCAGGGGCTTTGGCCTGCCGGTGGTCAGTCCCGATGTTGATCCTCAAGCTGTCCTGAAGGCCATTGAGCTTGATAAAAAAGTCCAGAAGAAATCCGTGCGCTGGGTTTTGCTGGAGGAGATCGGCAGGGCTATAGTCAGGGCGGATGTGCCGCCGGAGGTGGTGAGGGGAGTGGTGGGAAATTATGATCATCGATAGGAGCGACTGTGATGCGATATGAAACTTATCCTCACCGGTTTGCTGATATCATCTTGAATTCAGATTATGAATTGAAGCAAGAGATCGAAAGGGCAATAGCTGCTATAGATTTCAAAGAGGCAGAAGGGAGATTTGTTCAGCGCAATAAGGAGAAAAAGACTGGTGGAAAGAAGGAGTCTAAAGGCAAGCAATCCACATTGAATGAAATGTTTAAAGAACAATTTACCATTATGGGATGGGAATCCGAGAAAAATGTCTTCAACGATCCTTCAAATGATCTCACCATCGATTTCTGGAAGCGCAAGATTGGTGTTGATGTGGCTTTCAATCACAGGTCTTTCATTGGTGGAGATCTCTTAAGACTCCAAGCCGCTGCCGAAGTGAAAAACATAATAAAAGTTGGTGTCTATATTTGTCCTACCAAGGCATTTGCAAAATCGGTCAATGCTACTGATGCTGCATCGATGGTATCCTTCGAGCGCGCGAAATGGTACTTGGAGAATTTTATCCAGTGTTCACGGTTCCGATATTGCTCATTGGGCTGATCGGCTAGAAGGCAGAGCGTAGGGTGGGCTTGAGCCTACCATCATCTTCACTCAACATGGATTCCCGCCTCCGCGGGAATGACAAAATCACCATCACCCGTTCGGCAGGCTCAGGGCAGGCCTTAATTCTCTCCCATCGAAGCCGAGGAAAAATGCCTTCCATCGCTTCTTGAGAGGATAGGGTACAGGATGCAATCGACACCAATATCACCGAGACCATTCAGATTATCATTGATGATCGAGCGATCCTTGAAAGGCATAAGCTGGCAGCTCCGATTGACAACTGTCACCAAATGATGAATTATTTGACTAGGTTTTGGGATAATATGGTTAAGCGGACTCGAATTTCCTGAGGTGGACGTGTAGGGTACGCAAAACCGGGGTTTTCTTTGAGAACTTCGGCCCTGTGTGATGTGTCGGATATCCAAATGGGGGCTCCAGAGATAAAAATGCAAGTCGGTTCGGGGGCGAGGCACAATCTGAAAGTGATCGATTTCGAGGAATCGGTTTACGTCTACAATTACGATTTTCATTCCAGAGAGGCGGCGGCATTCAACGTGGATTGGCCGGTAACTATTGTTTTTGTAGGGAATGCCTCTGTATCCAAGGTTAAGGCTCTCTATTGGGCCGATCACGGGGAGAAGAAGTCATTCAATTTTCGAGATGGCGATCTTTCGGAATGGCTTGAGGACGAGGGGACGAAATCGAAGGGGATCACCGCTTGCCATATGAGATTGTATGCGGCGAATGGTGACTACAGTCAGAATGTGAAACTCGGGAAGTGCGTGATCGGCACAACCCACTATGACAAATGTGAGGGATGGCCGTGGCCCTGGCGTCATCAAGTCGGGTGGAGTGAGGATGCGGGGAGAGAAGTTCTGCGCATAGCCAAGAAGAAGGGATATCGGACCGTTGAGAAGATGTGGAATTGGAATAACTACGAAGAGGGTTACTGGGAAGGGAATCGCTGGTATCAATGCGATGGTTGGGTTTCTGTGATCGAGATACCCTAATCGGGACGAGATACTTGAGAGATTAGGTTATGCCAATATCATTCGCGAGCATCTTTGGAACTGCCAGCCTGTTATATCGCCTTTCAGGTGGATTTCGAGCGATCAAGTGCCGTATGTCCGTTCGGATTGCCTCTGCAAAGGGCTGTTTTTTTCAGTCAACCAGCGCTGCCCCAAGCACATCACATGAGGGGGGATGAAATATCGATGTTAGCAATGTTAAAAATGCGAATCTCGAACGTGCTTCAGGTGAAGAAGACCCTATGGAAAGGCACAATCATTGCTTTGCCAATCGGAGTAGTTTTCTGGATACTATCTGGCCTCTTAGGGGCTGTGAATGGGCTTGGGGACAAACTACTGACCCTGTTCTTCCCGGGGAGGCATATTGCATGGGGCTTTGGATTCTTGGTCATACTCTTTTTCATCGTTTTTGTCGGTAGAATGGAAGTCCACTTTGAGGGAAGGGAAAGGAGTACATGGCAAACCATCAAGCAGAAGAGCGTAGGTAGAATTCCATTCTTCGGGCCCCTGTTAGCCAGCAACAAAAAGATATTATCTTATGAGGACTTCAAACGATTGACTCCATGTAAGTTCTGGCTTTCCGGTACTACACCCCACTATGGCTTCATAATCAATGAGCAGAAGGTCAAGGGAGCGGACACAGAGATCGATGTTTATCGGCCCAATGTACCTTCTATAATTCCCGGCGATCTGTTCCCTCTGAAGAAACGACTGGTGATAAAACTCGGAAATTCCCCGACGGATATTCTGGATAAACTAACAAGCGTGGGATTCATCAGCTCTGCGGAGGAAATCCCGATTCCCTGGGATGATGAGACAGAGGAGGAATTCCGGGAGAGAATAAACCTGACGCCTTTGGAGATAGCAGTCAAGAGAATAATTGCAGCGCAGGTTCGATAACCTTGGCTTTTCTTGCCATTTGCTTCAACTATAGTTCACTGACCAAAACAGCGGGAATCGAAGGTGGCTGAACAAAGTGCTGATTGACAGGCCATATCTCTTAGAGTATATTAGTGGTATGAAAATAAAGACATCTATCACACTTTCAGAGGATCTGTTGAAGGCTATCGATGGCTGGGTCGGTCAGCACAAGAATCGCTCCGATTTTATCGAGACAGCGGTGTGGACATTTATCACCCAGAAGACGCGTGAGGAACAGAACAAGAAAGACCTTGAGACCATCAATCGCTGTGCCGACCGTCTGAATGAAGAGGCAGCCGACGTTCTGGCTTATCAGATTTCACTATGAAGCGCGGTGAATTATACAGAGTCGATCATCCTTCAGCCAGAGATCCAAAGAAATCGAGGGTGTTTGTTGTCGTCAGCCGACAAGTTCTCATTGATTCCCGGTTTTCCACCGTTATCTGCGCTCCGATCTATTCCATTCACGATGGGCTTTCCACTCAAGTGCTCGTTGGTGAAGATGAGGGGCTGAAACACAGCAGCAGTATCCACTGTGATGAATTGGTTAGCCTTGCCAAGTCGGCCCTAACCAATTATGTGGGCATCCTCTCACAGCAGAAAATTCAGGAACTCAGCCAATCTCTTGGTATTGCCCTCGATATACAGGAATAGGGCGACTGCATCTGCCTTTACAAGGAAATCTGCTCCAGGGAGTATTCCATACTCCCTAATCCCAGGGTGGCTGCGTGGGCAATATGTTCTATATCCTCCGGACCGTGTTTTTCTCGGAGGGGCGTAGCCTGAATATCCTTCAGCAACTGCATACCACAGGAGTCCAGTGCACCGGGTCTTTGCCTGCCAGCATGTAGCCCAGCTTGATCCGGTTTCCGCCATGGCGTCTCTCGTTGGCCTGCTCGTAAGTCTCGATGGCATCAACGATGAACAGATTCGCTTTTATCACGCGGTTGACCTCGGCGATTCCCTTGCCCAGGCTCTTCAGTTTGGAGTGCATCATCACACGCTCCCGGTTGCGCAGTAAGCCAAATTGGTTCTTGAGGGCTCCGGTCATGGAGGTCCATTTGTGGGGCTTCAGAACTGGCAGCGAGATCATATGGTCGCAGTCGAACGCCAGAGCCGATATCTCCAGGCTCATGCTTTCTGTTTTGAATTTCTTGAAGGGATGTTCCCTCACATCCTCAAGCGCAACCCCCCTTGCCCGGCAAACTTCAGCCAGCGGATGAGCGCCCAATTCCTTCCGGGTGATGCGCAGATCGACGGCCGGGCCATCGGCAACGATGATTCGGCAGCCTGACTGGATGAGAAAGTCTAGAACCGAGGCCAACACTTCGGGGTGAGTGGTTGTGGGGTATTCTTCGTGAGAAACCAGATTGGGCTTGACCAGCACTTTCATGCCCTCACGGAAATCCGAGCGGAACTTTTCCATCACCCAATTGACAAAAGGAATCCGGTTTTCGGTCCGGGAAAGGTAAACAGCGGGTTTCTCCATGGATTGATTGTAGCAAACGCCGAACCGAAAATCCTGGGCAGGCGATCGGAAAATTTGACATGCGGCCGCATTTGAGGTATATTAGCCTGCGTGATATCAAGAGATAAACTCAAGCGTTAGACCTCGTCTTCGACCTCGATTTCCATCGGTCGTCATTCACCCGGCAACCACAAGAATCGCGAGCCCCGTAAGTGAGGAGTCCATGACCAGTGAAAGTATTCGAAATGTAGCCATCATTGCGCACGTTGATCACGGCAAAACCACGTTGGTCGACCAGCTCTTGCGCCAGAGCGGGCAATTCCGCCAGAGCGAAGTTTCAGGAGAGTGCATCCTCGATTCCAATCCGCTGGAACGAGAGCGAGGGATCACTATTTTGGCCAAGAACTGCGCTATCGACTATACCGATCGTAAGGGGCGGCAATTCCACATCAATATCGTCGATACGCCGGGGCATGCCGATTTCAGCGGTGAAGTGGAGCGAGTGCTCCGAATGGCTGATGGCGTTCTGCTGCTGGTCGATGCCGCCGAGGGCGTTATGCCGCAGACTCGTTATGTTCTGTCCAAAGCACTGGCGCTTGGCTTGAAGCCTGTGGTGATCATCAACAAGATGGACCGTCCGGATGCGCAACACCGCAACGTGCTGAGTGAGGTTTTTGACCTGCTGGTTGATCTGGGCGCTGATGAGCATGCCCTCAATTTTCCCACTATCTATGCCTCTGGACGGGAAGGCTGGGCGGCCAAGGATCCCACCAAGCCGGAAGTGGGAAGTGTTCATGACGTGTTCGATGCTATAATCGAACACATTCACCCGCCGCAACTCGATGGTAGCGCGCCTCTGCAGGCGCTGATCACCACTCTGGACTACAATGACTACGTGGGGAGAATCGCCATTGGGCGCGTATTCGCGGGTACCATGCGGGCCGGAGAGGATGTTGTCATCATTGATCGAGAAGGCAAGCATTCCAAGCAGCGCATCAGCCAGCTTTTCCGATTTGATGGTCTGGGCCGAAAGGAAGTGGACCACATTGACGTTGGGGACCTGTTTGCCTTGGTAGGACTGGACAAGTTCGAGATCGGGAACACCATCGCCGATCTTAGCCATCCGATAGCTTTGCCGACTGTGGCCATGGATTTGCCCACGATCCAGATGGCATTCCGTGTCAATGATAGCCCGTTCAGCGGTCGAGAAGGTAAGTATGTCACCGGACGGCAGGTCCGGGATCGGCTGCTCAAGGAAGTGAAGTCTAATGTGGCGCTCCGGGTGGAGGACAGAGGCGACGAGATCATCGTCTCGGGCCGGGGGGTTCTTCATCTGGGAATCCTGCTGGAGAATATGCGTCGCGAGGGTTATGAGCTCACGGTGGGTAAACCGGAAGTCATCTATGAGTATAAGGGAGACAAGAAACTGGAGCCCTTGGAATTACTGGTGGTCGATGCGCCAAACGATAGCATCGGCGCTGTGATGCAGCTCCTGGGAGACCGGCATGCGGAGATGGTGAACATGGAAGTTGCCGGAAATCACACTCACCTTGAATTCAAGGTTCCGGCGCGAGGACTGATCGGCTTGAGATCCAATCTCCTGACCGCCACCAAGGGCGAGGCCATTATGCACCACCGTTTCATGGAGTACGGTGACTTTAGGGGAGAGATTCCGGGCCGAATCAATGGCGTGATGATCGCTACCGAAACGGGCCAGGTGACTACTTATGCCCTTGATCAGCTTGCCGACCGGGGCATCATGTTTGTTGAACCCGGAGCCATGATATACGAAGGCCAGATTGTGGGGGAGTACTGCAAGGATAAGGATATCCCGGTGAATGTTGTCCGGCAGAGAAAGCTGACCAACATGCGTAAATCCACCAAAGAGATGATGATCATCCTCAAAACCCCGAAAAGGCTGGAACTGGAGGACGCTCTCGAATACATTGATGACGATGAATTGGTGGAAATCACTCCGGATTCGATCCGCTTGCGTAAGAGGCGCCTGACGGATAATGACCGTCGCCGGGAGCGGAGACACGGGCCTGCCCTCGACTGATATCGGGGGTTAAGTCAGACTTTTTCAGCACCCTGCTTGACTTCGATGCACTTGTCGAGAAGTGGGGGCTGTTTGCATTTGCAGGGCAAATCCGCTTAGAATAATAGTAACCAAGCCCCAAAGAACCTTGGATCAGGAGATGCAGGATTCCTCCTTCCGGGGGCTCGGGGGTGTCCCCCGAATTCCTCAACCCTCCCCCAAGATTTGGGGCCAGGGGGTTGATTCAATCAGAGATTGTTAGCCATGATGGCCAGGGATTAAAGGTGAAAATACTTCTCGTTTATCCAAGATACCCCGATACCTTCTGGGGTTTTCAGCATGCCTTGAAGTTTATTTCCAGAAGGGCATCTTTTCCTCCGCTGGGCTTACTCACGGTTGCCAGCATGCTTCCTGTAGAATGGGAGAAGAAGCTGGTCGATATGAATGTCACTTCGCTGAAGGACAGGGACATTAAATGGGCGGATTGCGTTTTCATCAGCGCCATGATCGCCCAGAAGGAATCCACCAAGCAGGTCATCAATCGTTGCAACAAAGTTGGGATCAAGGTTGTTGCCGGAGGGCCCGTCTTTACCTCGGGATATGAGGAGTTCAAAGGCGTAGATCACTTCGTTCTGGGCGAGGCAGAGGCAACTCTTCCGCAATTTCTGGAAGACTTCCAGAAAGGGTGCGCCATGCGGGTTTATGCTTCCGATGAGCGTCCAGATATCACCCGGACACCTGTTCCCTCATGGGATCTGATCGAAGTCAAGCATTACGTTTCGATGCCGATCCAGTACTCCCGAGGCTGTCCTTACGATTGCGAATTCTGTGACATCGTTGTCATGAACGGCCGTGTTCCTCGAACCAAGAAGCCGTCCCAGATTCTGCGGGAACTCAGCGCCATACACAGAACAGGGTTCCGAGGGTCCGTGTTTATTGTTGACGATAATTTTATCGGCAATAAGGTCAAGGTCAGGGAATTGCTGCCGAAAGTGATTCGATGGCAGAAGAAAACCGGCTATTCTTTCAACTTCCTCACTGAAGCATCGCTCAATCTTGCTGATGACGAGGGGCTGATGCACATGATGGTCGAGGCAGGATTCGACAAGGTCTTTGTGGGCCTGGAAACGCCGGTTGAGGAGAGCCTGGTCGAGTGCAACAAGTTCCAAAATGAGAATCGCGATATGACAGCGGCGGTGAAGCGAATTCAAAACCAGGGAATGCAAGTTCTGGGCGGATTTATTGTGGGCTTTGATAATGACCCTCCCAATATCTTTGAGCGGCAGATCAGTTTTATCCAGAACACCGGCGTGGTTACTGCCATGGTCGGAGTGCTCACTGCTCTGCCGAAAACCAAGCTATACGAACGTCTGAAGACCGAGGGACGTTTGGTGAAAGCCAGCTCCGGCAACAATACGGATGGCTCGGTCAACTTCATTCCCAAGATGGATACCGAGGTTCTCAAAAACGGCTATCAGAAGATCATCCAGACGATTTATTCTCCCAAGAAGTACTATGAGAGAATAGAAACGTTCCTCAAGGAATACAAGCCTCCGAAGAGAAAACGCAGAAGGGCTTCTTTCGCGGAGATCAAGGGCTTCCTCAAGTCGCTCTGGTATCTGGGAATCGTGGGGAAGTCAAAGTTCTACTACTGGAAGTTCATGACCAGGGTTGCCCTCAAGCATCGCCGGTCATACCGGGAAGCGATAGAACTGACTGTCTACGGACATCACTTCCGGAAAATCACCGAGAAACTCCAGCGGCAAACCAGCCCACAAAGGTCATAAGGCTCGGATTTTTGGATGCTAACTCATGGCCGCTATCTGTTGCTTTAGCTGAGCCAGCGCCTTGCCATATTCCGCATCCAGTTTTCCGGAGACCTGACGCCAGTTTTCCTGAAACTCCGGGGTGCTCTCCACATTCAGTTTCCCCGTGGGGCGTTTGCCCGTTTTCTGTTGGATGGCCTGGGCCATCGCCCGCTCGAAATTCGACTTCAATTGTTCAAAATTTTGTTTGGCTGTTTGACCATAGTAGTTTGAGAGATTGGCCAATTGGTCTTTGGCCTGCTTCAAACCATTGGCATCCTTTTTCAGGGATGAGAGCCCATGGAAAACGGCCTCATTCCTGGCGGCATCAGTCTCTTTTTTGGGCAAAACCAGGTTTTGGAGAAGGATAGCCTCCACAGCTTTCGATACGTATTTCCGGGCTTCAGCATCGAATTTGTCCAGTTCATCGGCGAGGCTATACTTTAGGTCTTTAAGAAATTCAGAAGCAATCCGTTCTCCTTCTGAGCGGTGCTTCATTTCGTTGAGTTTCTCTTGAGATACTTCGATCTTGTCGGCTCTTTCCAAAGCCCTATCGAGAGCGCTTTTCATGAATCCGTCACTCATTTGGGCTACCTCCACTGATTACTACTGCCACGTCCACCATTTGTTGAATACGAAATTGAACAGTGTAACTGCCATTATACCTAAGACTGCTGAGAAAATGTAATAGACACCGGTAACCTCGGTAAAGAAGATCAGTATACCCTCGTTGATACCGAAACCCACCATGCAGACGAGATTAAACTTTGCCATTCGAGCCAATACGGATCGATAGGCCGAGGTTTGTCTATCTCGAAATGTCCAGTGTTCATTCCAGGCGAAGTTGTTGATGATGGAAGCCTCCACGGCGATGGCATTGGAAAAGGCATAGAACATCCCGAAACCCTCGGTCAGCAGGGCCAGAATCCCGAGGTTAACTACCACGCCGCTCAGGCCCACAGCGCAATACATAATAAAGCGCCGTAGTTCCCCCTCACTCCTGATCAGGCGATAAAGGTGCTTCAGGTAGTTGACTTGTTCGGTCCAGTTGAAATTGCTCTTCCCTCTTTCCCGCCCTGTGAATACATAGGGGACCTCTGTCACGGTATTGTGCTTGCCTTTGACCAGAATCTCCAGCAGAATCTTGTATCCGATGGGATTCCATTGGATGCCTTCAGTCACCTTTTTTCGGAAGAGGAAGAAACCAGAGAGAGGGTCCTTCACGTTTCTGATTTTGGCAAAGAGAAAATGCGGCATTATTTTGGCGCCGATGGAGATCACTTTCCTGGTGAAAGTCCAGTCTTCCACTCCGCCGCCGTTCACATATCTGCTGGCGATGACGATATCGGAATGGCCCATCTCTCGATACAGATCGGGGATTTTTTCTGGAGGGTGCTGCAAATCGGCATCGATCACTCCCAGGACGTCGCCCTCAGCATGTTCGAATCCGGCGATGACCGCCGAGGCCAAGCCCAGCTTCCCCTCGCGGTGAATCACTTTGATCGGCCTCTCCCGGGCCAGTTCGTCTGCCAGTTCTCCGGTGCCGTCAGGGCTGTTGTCATCGACGACGATCAGTTCATAATCGATCTGAGACAGTGCATGATGAACCCTCTCCACCAGGATGGGGAGATTTTCCTTTTCGTTATAGGTTGGAACAATGATCGACAGTTGAGTCAAAATGGGCCATCCACGAGACAAAGACTCACGGCGGGTTCAAGGAGCCGTGAACAGGCGGTGAAGGTCTTCGCCAGTTATCTTCTCTAGATTATCCGTCACCAGGTCTGCCTTGGCAAGGGCTTCTCTGGGATGAGTGTTGGTTACGGCAATGCATTTCATTCCGGCGGCTTTGGCTGCCTCTACGCCGGCAGTGGCATCCTCAATCACAATGCATCGGCCTGCCGGAATACCGAGACGCCGGGCGGCTAGGAGAAATATTTCTGGATCAGGCTTTCCTTTTTTTACATCGTCCCCCGATGCAACACAGTCGAAGTATTCGGCGATGCGCAGAGAAGAGAGAATGAAATGGATATTCTCAGAGGGGGCCGATGAGGCCAGTGCGATTCCAGCATTCATCCCTTGCTGGGCCTTCAACAGTCTCAAAACGCCGGGAAGCAGACTGACATCATTCTTGATCTTGGAGCGGAAGATGGCTTCTTTTTCCCTGGCGAGAGTCTCGATTTGTTCTGTTGTAAGGCTTTCAGGAAGGGTTTTCAGAATGTCATCGTTGCGACGTCCAAAGTCATGCTGAAAATCCTGTTCGCTATAGACTTTCCCTCTGGCTTCAAAAAACTCGCGCCATGCTGAAAAATGAAACGGTCCGGTATTGGCGATCACCCCGTCCATGTCCCATAGTATCGCCTTATCGAATTTCTTTCCCAAAATACTCTACTTCCCGCCGATCAGTGTCAGGAATTCGGCGCGGGTGGCGGCACGCTGTCTGAATATACCTCTCATCGCAGAAGTGACAATTTTACTGCCCGGTTTTTTAATCCCTCGCATTGTCATGCAGAGGTGCTCAGCTTCCATGATCACTGCCACTCCCATTGGTTCCAGAACGTTCACCATGGTGTCGGCGATCTGGGAGGTCAACCGTTCCTGCATCTGGGGGCGCTGTGCGAACACCTCCACCACCCTGGATAGCTTGCTTGCCCCGACAACCCTGCCCCTGGGGATATAGCCAATGTGCGCCACGCCATGGAACGGCAAGAAATGGTGCTCGCACATGGAGTAGAAAGGGATATCTTTGGCGATCACCATCTCGTCGTGGCCTTCTTCAAAGCCGACTTTGAGATGTTCCTCAGGGTCCTGATACATGCCGCTGAAGATATCGGCATACATCTGGGCGATGCGCTTTGGAGTGCCTTTCAGACCCTCTCGTTCGGGGTCTTCGCCAAGCGCCTCGATGATCGAAAGCATGGCTGCCTGAATTTTATCCTGATCAATCACCCCATAACCTCCCACTGAACCGCTGGTATTTGCCTCAAAGAAAGGCGTCATCCTAAATGTTCATGCTTCGACAAGCTCAGCACGAACGTAACACTTTCCCTCCGTTCGCCCTGAGCTTGTCGAAGGGGGCGGAGAAAAAGAGCAGTTACGTTTAAAAAACAAGTACGAGTCTAGTGATCGGCTACTTGGCCAGCATAATCTTCTCAATGGCAGACAGATCAGCCGGCACTTCGTTAATGGGCGAAGCCTGCTTTAAGGCCGTATCGGGGTCTTTTAATCCGTTCCCGGTGATGATGCAGACCACCTTTTTCTTCTTCAGGTCGAGACCTTTGGCCGCCAGCTTGATCAGTCCGGCCACCGATGCCGCCGATGCTGGTTCCCCGAAAACCCCTTCTTCAGCCGCAAGCCTGCGATAGGCATGCAGAATCTGGGGATCGGTGACGCTATCGATGACGCCGCCGGATTCTTCCCGCGCGGCTACGGCTTGTTTCCAGCTCGCCGGATTG of the Dehalococcoidia bacterium genome contains:
- the folE gene encoding GTP cyclohydrolase I FolE, with product MIDQDKIQAAMLSIIEALGEDPEREGLKGTPKRIAQMYADIFSGMYQDPEEHLKVGFEEGHDEMVIAKDIPFYSMCEHHFLPFHGVAHIGYIPRGRVVGASKLSRVVEVFAQRPQMQERLTSQIADTMVNVLEPMGVAVIMEAEHLCMTMRGIKKPGSKIVTSAMRGIFRQRAATRAEFLTLIGGK